A single Nostoc sp. PCC 7107 DNA region contains:
- a CDS encoding CHAT domain-containing tetratricopeptide repeat protein has translation MIKKINCRQKPRRFLAAFTNISFILVSIIVFAESGVAAKDYVLKITQQPQKNSPEVNRSTAEQIFQEGEELLERGTAISLKQAIAKFETAFKLWQKIGDAKQQAITLNELGFIYDALGDKQQALVFFNQSLPLREQVGDITGQAVTLNNIGGVYDALGDKQQALVYYNKSLPLSQQVGDKAGQAVTLNNIGGVYNALGDKQQALKYYNRSLLISRQIVNKVQEAITLNNVGGVYDALGDKQQALMYYSQSLPLSRQIGDKAGQAVTLNNIGGVYDALGDKKQALSYYNQSLPLRRQVGDKTGEAITLNNIGGIYDALGDKQQALAFYDQSLILSRQVGDKAGQAVTFNNIGRVYDSLADKQQALQYYNQSLPLRRQVGDKTGEAATLNNIGSVYDGLGDKQQALAFYNQSLTLSRQVGDKVGEATTLNNIGGIYSALGDKQQALKYYNQCLPLRQQIGDKTGEAGTLNNIGRVYDSLGDKQQALKYYNQSMPLRRQVGDKTGEAVTLNNIGRVYDSLGEKQEALKYYNQSLSLSQQVSDKAGIATSLNNIGGVYSALEQKQQALVYYNQSLPLRRQMRDQAGEAITLYNIAYLERDQGNLKKSLIQIEAAIKLIENLRTKITNEPLRTSYFASQQTIYQFGNDLLMQLHKQYPNQGYDGLALQTSEKYRSRSLLELLTEANADIRQGVEPKLLEAEQKLQQRLDATEKLRLELYTSGQYTPAQAQVLENELASLLKDYQDVQAQIRLTSPKYAALTQPQPLSLKEIQQQVLDDDTLLLEYALGEERSYLWVVSKTDISSYELPKRADIEKVVKQFNYLLKIRYYRLSANIKIDASSGLGTFSSYEVLEKLHQVLIKPIAEKIKNKRLVIVGDGALQYLPFSALPQPGTLGKNFKPLLETNEILYVPSASTLAVIRREHRERKTPPKTLAVIADAVFSNDDDRLTRIIHHPIPKQNIPQINPNFSFERLSFTRKEAENILALVPKSQTLQALDFAANRAFVTSSQLSEYRIIHFATHGILDTENPALSGVVLSLFDQQGRLQNGFLRLQDIFNLKLPAELIVLSACETGLSKEIKGEGLVGLARGFMYAGSPRVLVSLWNVDDEATSKLMRIFYTKILKQGLTPSAALREARLELWRDGNYSAPYYWAGFTLQGEWK, from the coding sequence ATGATTAAGAAAATCAACTGTCGCCAGAAGCCAAGAAGATTTTTAGCAGCGTTTACTAACATTTCCTTTATCTTAGTCAGCATCATAGTATTTGCTGAATCAGGTGTAGCTGCTAAGGATTATGTACTCAAGATTACCCAACAACCACAAAAAAACTCACCAGAAGTCAACCGTTCTACCGCAGAGCAAATATTTCAAGAAGGCGAAGAGTTACTAGAACGAGGCACAGCCATATCTCTAAAACAGGCGATCGCCAAATTTGAAACTGCCTTTAAGCTCTGGCAAAAAATAGGCGATGCTAAACAACAAGCCATCACACTCAACGAACTTGGTTTTATTTATGATGCCTTGGGAGACAAACAGCAAGCACTGGTATTCTTCAACCAATCTTTGCCTCTCAGAGAGCAAGTAGGAGATATAACTGGACAAGCCGTGACTCTCAACAACATTGGTGGTGTTTATGATGCCTTGGGAGACAAACAGCAAGCACTGGTATACTACAACAAATCCCTACCCTTATCACAACAAGTAGGCGATAAAGCTGGGCAAGCCGTTACTCTCAATAACATCGGCGGTGTCTACAATGCCTTGGGAGACAAACAGCAAGCACTCAAATACTACAACCGATCCCTGCTAATTTCACGACAAATAGTCAATAAAGTCCAAGAAGCGATCACCCTCAACAATGTCGGCGGTGTTTACGATGCTTTGGGAGACAAACAACAGGCTTTGATGTACTACAGTCAATCCCTACCATTATCACGTCAAATAGGTGATAAAGCTGGGCAAGCCGTTACTCTCAATAATATTGGTGGTGTTTACGATGCCTTGGGAGACAAGAAACAGGCTTTGTCGTACTACAATCAATCTCTACCTTTGAGACGACAAGTAGGAGATAAAACTGGAGAAGCTATCACTCTCAACAATATTGGTGGTATCTACGACGCATTGGGAGATAAACAGCAGGCTCTAGCATTTTATGATCAATCTCTAATCCTATCACGACAAGTGGGGGATAAAGCCGGGCAAGCCGTTACTTTCAATAATATCGGGCGTGTTTACGACTCCTTAGCAGACAAACAGCAGGCACTACAATACTATAACCAGTCCCTACCATTAAGACGACAAGTGGGGGATAAAACTGGAGAAGCCGCCACTCTCAATAATATTGGTAGTGTCTACGATGGCTTAGGGGACAAACAACAGGCTTTAGCATTTTATAACCAATCTCTAACCCTCTCAAGACAAGTAGGCGATAAAGTTGGGGAAGCAACGACTCTCAACAACATTGGCGGTATTTACTCTGCTTTGGGAGACAAACAGCAGGCACTCAAATACTACAACCAGTGTCTGCCCTTGAGGCAACAAATCGGTGATAAAACAGGGGAAGCCGGCACTCTCAATAACATCGGCCGTGTCTATGACTCATTAGGAGACAAACAACAGGCACTTAAATACTATAACCAGTCGATGCCCTTAAGACGGCAAGTAGGAGATAAAACTGGAGAAGCCGTCACGTTGAATAACATCGGCCGTGTCTATGACTCATTAGGAGAGAAACAGGAGGCACTCAAATACTACAACCAATCCCTATCTTTATCCCAACAAGTGAGTGATAAAGCAGGTATTGCAACCAGCCTCAACAATATTGGCGGTGTCTACTCTGCATTGGAGCAGAAACAGCAAGCACTAGTTTACTACAATCAGTCTTTGCCCCTAAGAAGACAAATGAGGGATCAAGCTGGAGAAGCTATTACTCTCTATAACATTGCCTATTTAGAACGTGATCAAGGCAATCTCAAAAAATCTCTGATTCAAATTGAAGCAGCTATCAAGCTCATCGAAAATTTACGTACAAAGATTACTAACGAGCCACTGCGTACCTCTTATTTTGCCTCGCAGCAAACCATTTACCAATTTGGTAATGATTTATTAATGCAGTTGCACAAGCAATATCCAAACCAAGGTTACGATGGTTTGGCTCTACAAACAAGTGAAAAATATCGTTCTCGCAGTTTGTTAGAACTACTCACAGAAGCTAACGCTGATATTCGCCAGGGTGTAGAGCCGAAACTACTAGAAGCCGAACAAAAATTGCAACAACGACTGGATGCAACTGAGAAACTGCGTTTAGAACTCTATACCAGCGGTCAATATACCCCAGCACAAGCACAAGTTCTAGAAAATGAACTGGCCTCACTTCTCAAAGACTATCAAGATGTACAAGCACAAATCAGATTAACCAGTCCCAAATATGCTGCACTAACTCAACCTCAACCTCTTTCTCTCAAAGAAATTCAACAGCAAGTATTAGATGACGATACTCTGTTGTTAGAATACGCCCTTGGTGAAGAACGCAGCTATTTGTGGGTGGTGAGTAAAACTGACATTAGCAGCTATGAGTTACCTAAACGCGCAGATATCGAAAAAGTTGTTAAGCAATTTAATTATTTATTGAAAATACGTTACTACCGCCTCAGTGCCAACATCAAGATAGATGCAAGTTCTGGTTTAGGGACTTTTAGCAGTTACGAAGTATTAGAAAAACTCCATCAAGTACTGATAAAACCAATCGCGGAAAAAATCAAAAACAAACGCTTGGTGATTGTCGGTGATGGTGCTTTACAATATCTGCCATTTTCTGCCCTACCTCAACCCGGAACATTAGGTAAGAATTTCAAGCCTCTGCTAGAAACAAACGAAATTCTTTACGTGCCATCAGCTTCTACTCTAGCTGTTATCAGGCGCGAACACAGAGAACGCAAAACTCCTCCCAAAACCTTAGCTGTGATAGCAGATGCTGTATTTAGCAATGACGACGATCGCCTAACGAGAATTATCCATCATCCCATACCAAAACAAAACATTCCCCAGATCAATCCCAATTTCTCTTTTGAGCGTTTATCTTTTACTCGCAAAGAAGCTGAGAACATTTTAGCTTTAGTACCTAAATCTCAGACTCTGCAAGCATTAGATTTTGCTGCTAACCGTGCTTTTGTTACTAGTTCTCAACTTAGTGAATACCGCATCATACATTTTGCCACCCACGGCATTTTAGATACGGAAAACCCAGCTTTATCTGGAGTAGTTTTATCACTATTTGATCAACAAGGAAGGTTACAAAATGGCTTTTTGCGTCTACAAGATATTTTTAACCTCAAACTACCAGCAGAATTAATTGTCCTGAGCGCTTGTGAAACTGGCTTAAGTAAAGAAATCAAAGGCGAAGGATTAGTCGGATTGGCTAGAGGATTTATGTATGCTGGTAGCCCTCGCGTGTTGGTCAGTTTATGGAATGTGGATGATGAAGCGACATCAAAATTAATGAGGATATTTTATACCAAAATCTTGAAGCAAGGATTGACACCTTCGGCAGCATTGCGAGAGGCAAGATTGGAATTATGGCGAGATGGGAATTATTCTGCACCTTATTATTGGGCGGGCTTTACTTTACAAGGTGAGTGGAAGTAA
- a CDS encoding GIY-YIG nuclease family protein — translation MADETNPPSLTTLEYIPYIDDAGQLPDIFQGKIGVYAIFDQNKSLQFVGYSRDIYLSLKQHLVRQPEQCYWVKGQTIERPNRTVLETIENAWIAENGTVPIGNGENKEIWTQPINVKSIMTPEEQVNYQNPANDELAQIKVIKNVARRVEAEILKVLESRGLQMQLRFNPKLKEDGLLDLKP, via the coding sequence ATGGCTGACGAAACAAATCCTCCATCTTTAACAACCCTAGAGTATATTCCTTACATTGATGATGCAGGCCAATTACCTGACATATTCCAAGGAAAAATAGGTGTATATGCAATATTTGACCAAAATAAATCGCTACAATTTGTCGGATATTCTCGTGATATTTATTTAAGCCTAAAACAACATTTAGTCCGTCAGCCAGAACAATGTTATTGGGTGAAAGGTCAAACTATTGAACGTCCCAATCGGACAGTTTTAGAAACTATTGAAAATGCCTGGATTGCCGAAAATGGAACTGTACCCATAGGCAACGGAGAGAATAAAGAAATATGGACACAGCCGATCAACGTCAAAAGCATCATGACACCAGAAGAACAGGTGAATTATCAAAATCCCGCTAATGATGAGTTAGCACAAATAAAAGTTATTAAGAATGTAGCACGGCGAGTTGAAGCAGAAATTTTAAAAGTTTTGGAATCGCGTGGTTTGCAAATGCAACTCCGCTTCAATCCCAAATTAAAAGAAGATGGATTACTAGATTTAAAACCTTGA
- a CDS encoding DNA-directed RNA polymerase subunit beta'' → MTNENKVFRNRVVDKGQLRNLISWAFTNYGTARTAVMADKLKDLGFRYATRAGVSISVDDLMVPPSKRSLLEAAEEEIRATEARYQRGEITEVERFQKVIDTWNGTSEALKDEVVVHFKKTNPLNSVYMMAFSGARGNISQVRQLVGMRGLMADPQGEIIDLPIKTNFREGLTVTEYIISSYGARKGLVDTALRTADSGYLTRRLVDVSQDVIVREFDCGTSRGLALQSMTEGSKTLIPLATRLMGRVVGEDIVHPTTKEVIAPRNTPISDDLAKIIQKAGVTQVVVRSPLTCEAARSVCQHCYGWSLAHAKMVDLGEAVGIIAAQSIGEPGTQLTMRTFHTGGVFTGEVAQQVRSKMAGTVKIPRKLRTRPYRTRHGEDALYVEANGILMLEPKKEGSETPVAQEIQVTQGSTLYIVDGQQVKLGQLLAEVAIGGRTTRTNTEKAVKDVATDLAGEVKFADVVAEQKTDRQGNTTTTASRGGLIWILSGEVYNLPPGAELVVNNGDRIATNGVLAETRLTSQHGGVVRLPEATPGKSTREIEIITASVVLDQAAVTVNSSQGRNNYLISTGNNQEFNLRATPGTKVQNGQVVAELIDDRYRTTTGGFLKFAGLEVQKKGKAKQGYEVVQGGTMLWIPEETHEVNKDISLLLVEDGQFVEAGSEVVKDIFCQNSGVVEVTQKNDILREVVVKPGELLMVDDPEAVIGRDNTFVQPGEELLGQTFTELRYIQYVESPEGPALLSRPVVEFAVPNTPDVPSTTSVSQQTGRSIQLRAVQRLPYKDAERVKSVEGVELLRTQLVLEIEQEGEQDHNASPLAADIELVPDLQDPDIQRLQLVILESLVIRRDIVADATQGSTQTALQVQDGETIAPGAVVASTQILCKEGGIVRGVQKGTETVRRCLVLRHSDMISMTTASKPKVKVGDLMVEGAEITPGVFAEESGEIVDIKAVAPASAGDESALSTQKYTVTIRAGRPYRVSPGAVLQIEDGDLVQRGDNLVLLVFERAKTGDIIQGLPRIEELLEARKPKEACVLIRRAGEVKVVYGDGDEAIAVKIVESNGVISDYPLGPGQNLIVPDGYHVLAGQPITDGPSNPHEILEIFFSLGSEDGVYACASHALQKVQTFLVNEVQLVYQSQGIDIADKHIEVIVRQMTNKVRIDDGGDTTMLPGELVELRQVEQVNEAMAITGGARAQYTPVLLGITKASLNTDSFISAASFQETTRVLTEAAIEGKSDWLRGLKENVIIGRLIPAGTGYNTYDEPGAIEDYATLDTTSVLDEVDDPLDMVLDDRTARAYNLDTPSLTEGTYGSRRTGSILDEDDLILDGVHEVHDLVSDDEEDEYEEVDDDEDDFDM, encoded by the coding sequence ATGACTAACGAAAATAAAGTTTTTCGCAATCGCGTAGTTGACAAAGGTCAATTGAGAAATTTAATTTCTTGGGCGTTTACCAACTACGGTACGGCGCGAACTGCTGTAATGGCAGACAAACTGAAAGATTTAGGTTTCCGTTACGCTACTAGAGCCGGGGTTTCCATCAGTGTAGATGATTTGATGGTACCACCTAGCAAGCGCAGTCTTCTAGAAGCCGCAGAAGAAGAAATTCGGGCGACAGAAGCGCGTTACCAAAGGGGAGAAATCACAGAAGTTGAACGTTTCCAGAAAGTAATTGACACCTGGAATGGTACCAGTGAAGCTCTCAAAGATGAGGTAGTTGTTCACTTCAAGAAAACCAATCCCCTCAACTCCGTGTACATGATGGCGTTTTCTGGGGCGCGGGGTAATATTTCCCAAGTCCGTCAGTTAGTCGGGATGCGGGGACTGATGGCAGATCCCCAAGGGGAAATTATTGACTTACCAATTAAAACCAACTTCCGGGAAGGTTTGACTGTCACAGAATATATTATTTCCTCTTACGGTGCGCGTAAAGGATTGGTAGATACAGCGCTACGGACGGCTGACTCTGGTTATCTAACGCGCCGTCTGGTTGACGTATCTCAGGATGTGATTGTTCGAGAATTCGATTGTGGTACTAGCAGAGGTCTAGCCCTACAGTCGATGACAGAAGGTAGCAAAACCTTGATTCCTCTGGCCACACGTTTGATGGGACGAGTAGTGGGAGAGGATATAGTGCATCCTACAACCAAAGAAGTAATTGCACCACGCAACACCCCCATTTCTGATGACTTGGCAAAAATAATTCAAAAAGCTGGGGTAACACAAGTGGTGGTGCGATCGCCTCTGACCTGTGAAGCGGCACGTTCTGTTTGTCAACATTGCTACGGCTGGAGCTTGGCTCACGCCAAGATGGTAGACTTGGGCGAAGCAGTGGGGATCATTGCTGCCCAAAGTATCGGTGAACCTGGTACTCAGCTAACCATGCGGACATTCCACACCGGGGGTGTATTTACAGGGGAAGTAGCACAACAAGTGCGTTCAAAAATGGCTGGGACAGTCAAGATTCCCCGCAAATTGCGGACAAGACCCTACCGTACCCGCCACGGGGAAGATGCTTTGTATGTGGAAGCTAACGGCATCTTGATGTTAGAACCCAAGAAAGAAGGTTCAGAAACGCCAGTTGCCCAAGAAATTCAAGTTACCCAAGGTTCCACACTATATATAGTTGATGGTCAACAGGTAAAACTAGGACAGTTACTAGCAGAAGTCGCAATTGGTGGTCGGACAACTCGTACCAACACCGAAAAAGCGGTCAAAGATGTGGCCACTGACTTAGCCGGAGAGGTAAAATTTGCTGATGTCGTTGCTGAACAAAAAACAGACCGTCAAGGTAACACCACAACCACCGCATCACGAGGTGGTTTGATTTGGATTTTGTCTGGGGAAGTTTATAACTTGCCCCCTGGTGCAGAATTGGTGGTGAATAATGGCGATCGCATCGCCACGAACGGCGTTTTAGCCGAAACCAGGCTCACCAGTCAGCATGGTGGTGTGGTGCGTTTGCCAGAAGCTACTCCTGGTAAGAGTACCAGAGAAATTGAAATCATCACTGCTTCAGTAGTTTTAGACCAAGCAGCAGTTACCGTTAACAGTTCTCAAGGGCGAAACAACTACCTCATCTCCACGGGCAACAACCAGGAATTCAACCTCCGAGCTACCCCAGGCACAAAAGTGCAGAATGGGCAAGTAGTAGCCGAATTAATTGATGACCGCTATCGCACTACCACCGGTGGCTTTTTGAAATTCGCTGGACTAGAAGTCCAGAAGAAAGGCAAAGCCAAACAAGGTTATGAAGTGGTACAGGGAGGCACAATGCTGTGGATTCCCGAAGAAACCCACGAGGTGAATAAAGATATCTCCTTGCTGTTGGTTGAAGATGGTCAGTTTGTTGAAGCTGGCTCGGAAGTTGTGAAAGATATCTTCTGCCAAAACAGCGGTGTAGTAGAAGTTACCCAGAAAAACGACATTCTGCGGGAAGTGGTAGTTAAACCCGGCGAACTGCTCATGGTTGATGATCCAGAAGCGGTCATTGGGCGGGATAACACCTTTGTTCAGCCTGGTGAAGAATTGTTGGGACAAACCTTTACGGAATTGCGCTACATCCAGTATGTAGAATCTCCAGAAGGCCCAGCCTTGTTAAGTCGTCCTGTCGTAGAATTTGCCGTACCCAACACCCCAGATGTACCTTCCACCACATCTGTGAGTCAGCAAACCGGACGTTCAATTCAACTGCGAGCAGTACAGCGTCTACCTTACAAAGATGCTGAACGCGTCAAATCAGTAGAAGGCGTAGAACTGTTACGTACTCAACTAGTATTGGAAATTGAGCAAGAAGGTGAACAAGACCATAATGCTTCTCCTTTAGCAGCAGATATTGAATTGGTTCCTGATCTACAAGATCCAGATATACAGCGTTTGCAGCTAGTAATTTTGGAATCATTAGTCATTCGGCGGGACATTGTTGCTGATGCTACCCAAGGTAGTACTCAGACAGCGCTGCAAGTACAAGATGGCGAAACCATTGCTCCTGGTGCTGTAGTCGCCAGTACCCAAATCTTGTGTAAAGAAGGGGGTATTGTCAGGGGTGTACAAAAAGGTACAGAAACTGTACGCCGTTGCTTAGTATTGCGTCACAGCGATATGATTTCGATGACGACTGCCTCTAAACCCAAGGTAAAAGTTGGTGATTTGATGGTAGAAGGTGCCGAAATTACTCCAGGCGTATTTGCAGAAGAATCTGGGGAAATTGTAGATATTAAGGCTGTGGCTCCAGCATCAGCTGGTGATGAATCAGCCCTGAGTACACAGAAATATACTGTAACTATTCGTGCTGGTCGTCCCTACCGAGTCAGTCCTGGTGCAGTGTTGCAGATAGAAGACGGTGATTTAGTACAGCGCGGTGATAACTTAGTGCTGTTGGTATTTGAACGTGCGAAAACCGGAGATATCATTCAAGGTTTGCCCCGGATTGAAGAACTTCTAGAAGCTCGCAAACCAAAAGAAGCGTGCGTCTTAATCCGCCGTGCTGGGGAAGTCAAGGTTGTTTATGGTGATGGCGATGAAGCGATCGCTGTGAAAATTGTAGAATCTAATGGTGTAATCAGCGACTATCCCCTTGGCCCAGGACAAAACTTAATAGTACCTGATGGTTATCACGTCTTAGCCGGACAACCAATCACTGATGGCCCCTCTAACCCCCACGAAATTCTAGAAATCTTCTTCAGCTTGGGTTCTGAGGATGGAGTCTATGCTTGCGCCAGTCATGCTTTGCAGAAAGTGCAAACATTCTTGGTAAACGAAGTACAGTTAGTGTATCAGTCCCAAGGGATTGATATTGCCGACAAACACATCGAAGTGATTGTCCGCCAAATGACCAACAAAGTGCGGATAGATGATGGTGGAGATACCACCATGCTGCCTGGGGAGTTGGTAGAATTGCGCCAAGTTGAACAAGTCAACGAAGCAATGGCCATTACAGGTGGTGCTAGGGCGCAATACACACCCGTACTGTTGGGTATCACCAAAGCATCCTTGAACACCGATAGCTTTATCTCGGCTGCATCCTTCCAAGAAACCACCAGGGTCTTAACGGAAGCAGCAATTGAAGGCAAATCTGACTGGCTGCGGGGTCTGAAAGAGAACGTAATTATTGGACGCTTGATTCCGGCGGGTACTGGATACAATACTTATGATGAACCAGGTGCGATCGAAGATTACGCGACTCTGGACACTACCAGTGTTCTGGATGAAGTAGATGATCCACTAGATATGGTGTTAGACGATCGCACTGCTCGTGCCTACAATTTAGATACACCTTCGCTAACCGAAGGTACTTATGGTAGCCGACGCACAGGCTCAATCTTGGATGAAGATGATTTGATTCTTGATGGAGTCCATGAAGTTCATGACCTCGTATCCGATGACGAAGAAGATGAATATGAGGAAGTTGACGATGATGAAGATGATTTCGATATGTAA